One part of the Fusobacterium pseudoperiodonticum genome encodes these proteins:
- a CDS encoding penicillin-binding protein, with protein sequence MRKKFKIGRLLSLLIVLSITGYLVYIKSFFVLITFWFLLIYILFSYAVVKNWKKKELFDKRSSIMLLIILFFLIIYGLRLFTIQFLLKSKYVGLMNKQLISVNKEVGQRGAIYDSNGKKLAFNKRLYTISINPSLLNDEKVHDDILKDITAIKESGIIPLSENIEEELLEMAKENVKYKRIARNIDDEQKKEILDLIANIEREKVKGRAKYRSVLVFERSIDRKYYKSEEYDKLVGMVKETEDTNDEKIGISGLEKQYQNYLVERKRDITKLYGLNKKNTLALSKETLFSDLNGKNIYLTIDADLNFILNDEMKRQFKNVNAYEAYGLIMDPNSGKILAVATFSKDKDLLRNNIFQSQYEPGSIFKPLIVAAAMNEGFITANTQFNVGDGRIVRFKKTIRESSRSTRGVITTREVIMKSSNVGMVLISDYFTNALFEQYLKDFGLYDKTGVDFPNELKPYTLPYQEWDGLKKNNMAFGQGIAITPIQMITAFSAVVNGGTLYKPYLVEKITDGEGIVIRRNTPTVVRKVISESVSESMRSILTDTVDKGTGKRARIEGYAVGGKTGTAQLSGGKTGYIRNEYLSSFIGFFPADKPKYVIMAMFMRPQTEIQSNRFGGVAAAPVVGNVIRRIIKEEEGFAKDIEKINVNNEMGGAHKSSLEAVNYEDVMPDLEGMSPQEVLSVFKETDIDIEVVGTGLVVEQKPAAGDSLKDVKKVKIILK encoded by the coding sequence GTGCGGAAAAAATTTAAAATAGGAAGGCTTCTGTCTCTCTTAATTGTACTAAGTATCACAGGATATCTTGTTTATATTAAAAGCTTTTTTGTGTTAATTACTTTTTGGTTTTTATTAATCTATATTCTATTTTCTTATGCTGTTGTTAAAAACTGGAAAAAAAAGGAATTATTTGATAAAAGAAGTAGTATAATGCTATTGATAATACTTTTCTTTTTAATAATATATGGTCTTAGACTATTTACAATTCAATTTTTATTGAAATCTAAATATGTGGGACTAATGAATAAACAGTTAATAAGTGTTAATAAAGAGGTTGGACAAAGAGGAGCTATTTACGATAGTAATGGGAAAAAATTAGCTTTTAATAAAAGACTATATACTATTTCTATAAATCCATCTCTTTTAAATGATGAAAAGGTTCATGACGATATTTTAAAAGATATAACAGCTATTAAAGAAAGTGGAATAATCCCACTGAGTGAGAATATAGAAGAAGAATTACTAGAAATGGCAAAAGAAAATGTTAAATACAAGAGAATTGCCAGAAATATTGATGATGAACAGAAAAAAGAAATACTTGATTTAATTGCAAATATAGAAAGAGAAAAAGTAAAAGGTAGAGCAAAATATAGATCTGTTTTAGTTTTTGAAAGATCTATTGATAGAAAATACTATAAATCAGAAGAATACGATAAATTGGTAGGAATGGTTAAAGAAACTGAAGATACTAATGACGAAAAGATAGGAATTTCAGGTTTGGAAAAGCAATATCAAAATTATCTTGTGGAGAGAAAGAGAGATATAACTAAACTCTATGGTTTAAATAAGAAAAATACTCTAGCTCTTTCAAAAGAAACTTTATTCTCAGATTTAAATGGTAAAAATATTTATTTAACAATAGATGCAGACTTAAATTTCATTTTAAATGATGAAATGAAAAGACAATTTAAGAATGTTAATGCCTATGAAGCATATGGACTTATTATGGATCCTAATAGTGGAAAAATTTTAGCAGTAGCTACTTTTTCAAAAGATAAAGATCTACTTAGAAATAATATATTCCAAAGTCAGTATGAACCAGGGTCAATATTTAAGCCTTTAATAGTTGCAGCAGCAATGAATGAAGGTTTTATAACAGCAAATACTCAATTTAATGTTGGTGATGGTCGTATAGTGAGATTTAAGAAAACAATTAGAGAAAGTAGTAGGTCAACGAGAGGAGTAATAACTACTAGAGAAGTTATTATGAAATCAAGTAACGTAGGTATGGTATTGATAAGTGATTATTTCACAAATGCTTTATTTGAACAATACTTAAAAGATTTCGGTCTTTATGATAAAACAGGAGTGGACTTTCCAAATGAATTAAAACCATATACACTTCCTTATCAAGAATGGGATGGTCTAAAGAAAAATAATATGGCCTTTGGACAGGGTATAGCTATAACTCCTATTCAAATGATAACAGCCTTTTCTGCTGTTGTAAATGGAGGAACTCTATACAAACCATATTTAGTTGAAAAGATTACTGATGGTGAAGGAATTGTTATTAGAAGAAACACTCCTACAGTCGTAAGAAAGGTTATATCTGAAAGTGTATCAGAATCAATGAGAAGTATTCTAACAGATACAGTAGATAAGGGAACAGGTAAGAGAGCACGTATAGAAGGTTATGCAGTTGGAGGAAAAACAGGAACAGCACAGTTAAGTGGAGGAAAAACAGGATATATAAGAAATGAATATCTATCTTCATTTATAGGTTTCTTCCCAGCAGATAAACCAAAGTATGTTATTATGGCAATGTTTATGAGACCTCAGACTGAAATTCAATCTAATAGATTCGGAGGAGTTGCTGCAGCCCCAGTAGTTGGGAATGTTATTAGAAGAATTATAAAAGAAGAAGAAGGTTTTGCAAAAGATATAGAAAAAATCAATGTAAACAATGAAATGGGTGGAGCTCATAAATCTAGTCTAGAAGCAGTAAATTATGAAGATGTAATGCCTGATTTAGAAGGTATGAGTCCTCAAGAAGTTTTATCTGTCTTTAAAGAAACAGATATAGATATAGAAGTTGTTGGAACAGGACTTGTAGTTGAACAAAAACCAGCAGCTGGAGATAGTTTAAAGGATGTAAAAAAAGTAAAGATAATATTGAAATAA
- a CDS encoding YihY/virulence factor BrkB family protein: protein MKNLFENFKSKEFNTKNLKLMLKRAFEKYKGANSSFWVTSLSFYTILAIVPILAILVSLGSWFGAKDYIINQIKDIAPLKSDTLELLTDFSNNLLMDARSNVLAGVGFIFLGWTFIKMFSLIEDAFNEIWHIKKSRSLIRKISDYISFFIFLPLVFITLNGISLFFLAKIKDIGFLYYIIKNILPLFSMTIFFTALFLVMPNTVVKVFPALIASIIVSVAFLMFQYIFILLQFLLIGYSTVYGSFSVIFIFIIWIRIFWFIVILGVHISYLIQNANFDINIENDGINISFNSKLYITFKVLEEMVNRYLNNLPPVSIEELRKVTTSSPFLIGNILDELIRGGYIISSSDYSEKVFCLTKNIDEIYLKEIYDFIANTGEEIFILQDGRITDDVEKIIIDKDYNRTLKSLGGEGAEKI from the coding sequence ATGAAAAATTTATTTGAAAATTTTAAATCAAAGGAATTTAACACGAAAAATTTAAAATTGATGTTAAAAAGAGCATTTGAAAAATATAAAGGAGCTAACTCAAGTTTCTGGGTAACATCTCTATCTTTTTATACAATTCTAGCGATAGTTCCAATATTAGCTATCTTAGTTAGTTTGGGAAGTTGGTTTGGAGCTAAGGATTATATAATAAATCAAATCAAGGACATAGCTCCTCTAAAAAGTGATACTTTGGAGCTATTGACTGATTTTTCAAATAATTTGTTAATGGATGCAAGAAGTAATGTATTAGCAGGAGTTGGATTTATATTTTTGGGTTGGACATTTATAAAAATGTTCTCATTAATTGAAGATGCTTTTAATGAAATTTGGCATATAAAAAAATCTAGAAGTCTAATAAGAAAAATAAGTGATTATATTTCATTTTTTATTTTCTTACCTTTAGTGTTTATAACACTAAATGGGATTTCTTTGTTTTTTCTAGCTAAAATAAAAGATATAGGATTCCTTTATTATATAATAAAGAACATTCTACCTTTATTTAGTATGACAATATTTTTTACAGCACTTTTCTTAGTTATGCCAAATACAGTAGTAAAAGTGTTCCCTGCACTTATAGCTTCTATAATAGTTTCAGTTGCTTTTTTAATGTTCCAGTATATCTTTATTTTATTACAATTTTTATTAATAGGTTACAGTACAGTATATGGAAGTTTTTCTGTAATATTCATATTTATTATTTGGATAAGAATATTTTGGTTTATAGTCATTTTAGGAGTTCATATATCTTACTTGATTCAAAATGCAAATTTTGATATAAACATAGAAAATGATGGAATAAATATAAGTTTTAACTCAAAATTATATATAACTTTTAAAGTTTTGGAGGAAATGGTTAATAGATATCTTAACAATCTACCTCCTGTAAGTATAGAAGAATTAAGAAAAGTTACAACTTCATCTCCATTTTTAATAGGGAATATACTAGATGAGCTTATAAGAGGAGGGTATATTATCAGTAGTTCAGATTATTCTGAAAAGGTTTTCTGTCTAACTAAAAATATCGATGAGATATATTTAAAAGAAATCTATGATTTTATTGCAAATACAGGCGAAGAAATCTTTATTTTACAAGATGGAAGAATTACTGATGATGTAGAAAAAATTATAATAGATAAAGATTATAATAGAACATTAAAAAGTTTAGGAGGAGAAGGTGCGGAAAAAATTTAA
- a CDS encoding pyridoxal phosphate-dependent aminotransferase, translating into MRISEKALNMKYSAVRKLVPLATEAESKGVKVYRLNIGQPNIETPELFFEGLRNIPDHVIKYADSRGIKELLDQVIEVYSRDGHVLKKEDIIVTQGGSEALTMAMLAICNPDDEVLVPEPFYSNYKSFIDIAGAKIVPIATDITNDFALPKKEEIQKLISPRTKAILYSNPCNPTGKVYTKEEVELMADLAVENDLFVVADEPYREFIYDDNDKHYSLLDIEKARENTIIIDSVSKHYSACGARVGFLISRNEEFMKYIMKFCQARLAAPTVEQYAVANLMKAPKEYFKEIKEIYNRRRDIIVNSLNKIEGVTCSAPKGAIYAFAKLPVESSEEFCKWLLTDFRYDNSTVMLAPGEGFYETAGLGKQEVRFSFCVGEEDIEKAMKVLEEALKVYKK; encoded by the coding sequence ATGAGAATTTCAGAAAAGGCATTGAACATGAAATATTCGGCAGTTAGAAAATTAGTTCCTTTAGCTACTGAAGCTGAGAGTAAAGGAGTTAAGGTTTATAGGTTGAATATAGGTCAACCTAACATAGAAACACCTGAATTATTCTTTGAAGGTTTAAGAAATATCCCAGATCATGTTATAAAATATGCTGATTCTAGAGGAATAAAAGAACTATTAGATCAAGTAATAGAAGTTTATTCAAGAGATGGTCATGTTCTTAAAAAAGAAGATATAATTGTAACACAAGGTGGAAGTGAAGCTTTAACGATGGCGATGCTAGCTATTTGTAATCCTGATGATGAAGTTTTAGTTCCAGAACCTTTTTATTCAAATTATAAAAGCTTTATAGATATAGCAGGAGCTAAAATTGTTCCTATAGCGACAGATATAACTAATGATTTCGCATTACCTAAAAAAGAAGAAATTCAAAAATTAATAAGTCCTAGAACAAAGGCTATTTTATATTCAAATCCTTGTAATCCAACAGGAAAGGTTTACACAAAAGAAGAAGTTGAATTAATGGCAGATTTAGCAGTGGAAAATGACTTATTTGTTGTTGCTGATGAACCATATAGAGAATTTATCTATGATGACAATGACAAGCATTATTCATTGTTAGACATAGAAAAAGCTAGAGAAAATACTATAATAATAGACAGTGTTTCTAAACATTATAGTGCTTGTGGAGCAAGAGTAGGATTCTTGATTTCTAGAAATGAAGAGTTTATGAAGTATATTATGAAGTTTTGTCAAGCAAGACTTGCAGCACCAACTGTTGAACAATATGCAGTGGCTAATTTAATGAAAGCTCCAAAAGAGTATTTTAAAGAAATAAAGGAAATCTATAATAGAAGAAGAGATATTATAGTAAACTCTTTAAATAAAATAGAAGGAGTAACTTGTTCAGCACCTAAGGGAGCAATATACGCTTTTGCAAAATTACCAGTTGAAAGCTCAGAAGAATTTTGCAAATGGTTATTAACAGATTTTAGATATGATAACTCAACAGTTATGTTAGCACCTGGAGAAGGTTTCTACGAAACAGCAGGTTTAGGTAAACAAGAAGTTAGATTTTCTTTCTGTGTTGGTGAAGAAGATATAGAAAAAGCTATGAAAGTGCTTGAAGAAGCATTAAAAGTATATAAAAAATAA
- a CDS encoding EamA family transporter, whose translation MWFIFAILSAIFAALTSILAKIGIEGVNSNLATAVRTIVVVLMAWLMVFITGSQNGLMDISKKSWIFLILSGLATGASWLCYYKALQIGEASKVVPIDKLSIVITVALAFLFLGEQITLKTLIGCSLIAVGTFVMIL comes from the coding sequence ATGTGGTTTATTTTTGCAATTTTATCAGCAATATTTGCTGCACTAACTTCAATTTTAGCTAAAATAGGTATTGAAGGAGTTAACTCAAATTTAGCAACAGCAGTGAGAACGATTGTTGTTGTGCTTATGGCATGGCTTATGGTTTTTATAACTGGAAGTCAAAATGGACTTATGGATATAAGTAAAAAAAGTTGGATATTTTTAATTCTATCTGGACTGGCTACAGGAGCTTCTTGGCTTTGTTACTATAAAGCTTTACAAATAGGCGAAGCTTCAAAAGTTGTACCTATAGATAAGCTAAGTATAGTAATAACTGTTGCATTAGCTTTTCTATTTCTAGGAGAACAAATAACATTAAAAACTTTAATTGGTTGTAGCTTGATTGCTGTAGGAACTTTTGTTATGATTTTATAA
- the rpoN gene encoding RNA polymerase factor sigma-54 — protein sequence MILEQKLNQSLKLSQTMKMSLNILEMSMLNLNNFIKNEFSNKFGVEVNYSKQERYNDDDRLEFSFPNEEENFFQILEGQLSYFNITKKIKDICIFIINNLNAKGYLEISKVEIKDILSTSDKELEEAFNIIHNLEPYGVGAYSLEECLKIQLEKKKIIDKKLNLLIDNFLYPLADKKYDLIKEKLNIDETTLTKYIDIIKSLNPIPSRGYNIGKIRKIIPDIFVKQINNEITYEINQDLIPQINIKNNINDKEYKRLNEIIHCIEKRFNTLDKIIKIVLRKQKDFFIAEGKKMNVLKISEIASELDLSSSTVSRAIKEKYIKSDFGIISLRKLFNLSSTIFLCQEKIAEYIENEDRKKPYSDQDIVKLLENDGIKIARRTVSKYRIDLGYKSSSERKKSF from the coding sequence ATGATATTAGAACAAAAATTAAATCAATCTTTAAAATTATCTCAAACAATGAAAATGTCACTAAACATCTTAGAAATGTCAATGTTAAATTTAAACAACTTTATAAAAAATGAATTTTCAAATAAATTTGGAGTTGAAGTAAACTATTCCAAACAAGAAAGATATAATGATGATGATAGATTAGAATTTTCTTTCCCAAATGAGGAAGAAAATTTTTTTCAAATTTTAGAAGGACAGTTATCATATTTTAATATAACTAAAAAAATAAAAGATATTTGTATTTTTATAATTAACAATTTAAATGCTAAGGGCTATTTAGAAATATCAAAAGTTGAAATTAAAGATATTTTATCTACAAGTGATAAAGAATTAGAAGAAGCCTTTAATATAATTCATAATTTAGAACCTTATGGAGTTGGAGCATATTCTTTAGAAGAATGTTTAAAAATTCAATTAGAAAAGAAAAAGATTATAGATAAAAAATTAAATTTGCTTATAGATAATTTTCTTTATCCTTTAGCTGATAAAAAATATGACTTAATTAAAGAGAAATTAAATATTGATGAAACTACTTTGACTAAGTATATAGATATTATTAAGTCATTAAACCCTATACCTAGCCGTGGTTATAATATTGGAAAAATTAGGAAAATTATTCCTGATATTTTTGTAAAACAAATAAACAATGAAATTACATATGAAATAAATCAAGATCTTATACCTCAAATAAATATAAAAAACAACATTAATGATAAAGAATATAAAAGATTAAATGAAATTATACATTGTATAGAAAAAAGATTTAATACTCTTGATAAAATTATAAAAATTGTTCTTAGAAAACAAAAAGATTTTTTTATCGCTGAAGGAAAAAAAATGAATGTTTTAAAGATTTCTGAAATTGCTTCTGAATTAGATTTAAGTTCATCTACTGTATCAAGAGCAATAAAAGAAAAATATATAAAAAGTGACTTTGGTATAATTTCTTTAAGAAAATTATTTAACTTAAGTTCAACTATCTTTTTATGTCAGGAAAAAATTGCTGAATATATCGAAAATGAAGATAGAAAAAAACCATATTCTGACCAAGATATAGTAAAACTATTAGAGAATGATGGAATAAAAATTGCTAGAAGAACTGTGAGCAAGTATAGAATAGATTTAGGTTATAAGTCCTCATCTGAAAGAAAAAAATCTTTTTAG